A region of the Syntrophobacterales bacterium genome:
TTTTAATAAGTTTCAGAGGGTCTTCGGCAAAAAGTCTTATGATGGCCTCTTTTCCAATATCTCCCATATCATAAATTATATCAGGCGGATGATTCGTTCCCTGTAAAGCCTTCTCTACCAGAGGATCAAAGTTTTCCCCTATCCATTCCTCTGAGGGCTTAGGCTCTACTTTTCCGTCCGCCAAGATAACATCCATTCCTTCTGTACGGGCTTTTTTTATTGTTTCCTCGCTGAATCGGACATTTGCACAGGATCTAACCCATGGGTAGTGTTTCATGAAAGTCAGGACCATCCTCGCTACGTGGGAGGATGCGCCAAAGCGTGGCTCGCTTTTCACAAGGACGCGGCCCTCATGAGAACCTATCCTGCCCGGAAAGGCAGCTATGTCCTCAATCCCTGAGGCGTTGGCAATCCCGTAACATACGTTGAGTTGTACTTCGGGGATAAATTCGACAATGTTGCGCTCAGTCAAGTGTGCCCCGGCTTTTCTCAAGGTGCTGATGACCCTGTAGCGATCAGCCTCTTTGCTGTGTGTGAGACCAGCCGAGCTATAAAAATATCCTTTTTCATCTATGTGGTAACTCTCGTTCAGCATGGTCGCCATGTACTCCTGACAGGCGAGGAAGCTCTCTCGGAGCGGATATCCATGAGAGAGAAATGCGGTAAGGGCAGCCGAGAAGGTGCATCCCGTGCCGTGGACATGTTTGTTTCTTCGTCTTTTTTGGAAAAGTGAGAAATTCCTTCCATCGTACAGAACGTCGACTGGTTCTCCTGCCATGTGCCCCCCCTTGACTACCACGGCGCGTGGTCCCATCCGGCATATAGTCTCCGCAACCTCCTTCATGTCGTCCGTGTTTTCGATTATTCTTCCGGTGATGACCGAAGCCTCCGGGATGTTAGGGGTAACCACTGAAGCAACCGGAAAAATGGTGTCAATCAGATACCTCAACCCTTCCGTGGTGATAAGAGGGGTCTCGTTCTTCGCACGCAATACGGGGTCGATCACTACGGGAATGTTTTTTTTATCCTTTATGAAGGACGCGATCTCCCGGAGGTGTATTTCATCCCATACCACACCGATTTTGATTCCGTCTATCCTCATCCCCAGGCCAGCCATCCCAAGCATGAACGCAAACTGATTCGCCGGGGTGGGATAGACGGCCTCCACGCCTCTGGGGCCTTGGGCCACCGTTGCCGTAGGGACTGACAAGCCATGGACACGGAGAGAAAAGAAGACGTCCAAGTCCTTTGTGATACCTGCCCCTGACGAGGGGTCATAACCGGCTATGGTAAGGATGTTTTTCATAAGCCCTGATCCGACGGAAAAATATACCTTTCGTGTATAAGTTTTCCAAATATATCATACTTTTGGCACAAGTTGTAGCATAAGATGTTTCTTTACTCACGGGTCAAAAGATGTTAAAAACACCAGTGATGAACACTTCATGCGCAATCCTTGCGGGGGGCAGGAGCAGGAGAATGGGCGAGGACAAGGCGCTCCTTAAACTCGGCGGTCGCCCTCTGATAAACCATGTATATGAGAAGGCACGGCGTGTATTTGACGACATTATCATCATCTCTAACCATCATCATGGTTTTGCGGGAATTGATGTGTCGGCCCTGCCGGATGTCCTTCCTGTGAAAGGCTCCATCGTCGGGGTAGTTTCGGCGCTGATGTATGCTTCCACTCCCTATGTCTTCGTCCTGGCGTGTGATATGCCAAACTTAAGCGAGAAGGCGCTTGTGTACATGGCGGAGGAGGCTCGCGGTGAGGACGTGATTGTTCCCCGCACGGCCCATGGTTATGAGGCGCTCCATGCCATTTATAGCAGGTCCTGTATCTCCCATTTTCTGAGCGCCATTGAAAGGGATTGGCTCAAAATCACAAGCGTGTATCCCTATCTCGCGGTAAGGGAATTGACGGACGAAACAGTCTTCCTGCAAGAAGGGCGTTATGTATTTTCAAACATCAATACCAGAGAGGACCTGCTGGCCGCCTCCGAATTTTATGACGGAGAAAGACTTGCAGTACGGAAGATGACGCAGAAAGATCTGAGTGATATCCTCGCAATAGAAAAAGAGTCCTTCCAATCCCCATGGACGGAAAGGCTTTTTGAGGAGGCTCTTTTATCACCCATTGCCTTCAATTTTGTTATAACGGTGGGGAATGATATTGTCGGCTACTTGTGTCTTTACGCGGTGGAAGATGAGGCGCACATCCTAAACATTGCCGTCAGTCCGCTGCACAGGCAGAAAGAATACGCGTCCATGCTTATGGGCATAGCGATAGAAGAACTGACGGGTAAGGGAATTATCCAGTATTATCTTGAAGTAAGAGAAAGCAACAGCAAGGCATTGCGCCTCTATGGGAAATTCGGTTTCACCGCTATCGGCAAAAGAAAAAAATACTATACGGATACGAACGAGGATGCCCTTGTCATGTATCGTACACAAGGGAATGGATAATAACTGTGGATGATATTGAAGGAAGAATATCTTCAAATAAACTGATTATACCCAACTACTATTTGCTTACCATAAAACTTTCGAAGCCCATGGAGCGGGCAGTGCCAGGACAATTCGTGATGCTTCGCATACCAGGTGGCGAGGTATTCTTAAGGAGGCCTTTCGGCATCTACCATTGCGAGGGGCGAGACCTCACCATTATGTATAAGGTTGTGGGCAAAGGCACCGAGCGGCTGAGCAGTTCGCAGGGGAATGAAATCGTCTTTGTCCTTGGTCCTCTAGGGAAGGGATTCCATGTAGAAAAGAGAGACCGGTATGTGGTGGTGGCTGGAGGTATAGGTATTGCGGGTGTTCACAGCCTCATTAAGCGACTGAATGAGAAGGCGACGCTTTTTTTCGGCTGTTCTTCCAAGGAAGAGATGACTTTGATTGAAGACCTAGAGCATTTGAACCCGTATATCTCAACAATGAATGGCTCGTATGGCTACAAGGGCGACGTGGTGGCCCTTCTCGGCGCTCATCTCCAGACAATGAAAGGCAATATAGAGATTTTTACCTGCGGACCGGGTCTGATGCTCAAAGGGCTGAAGGCGCTCATAGAAAATGACAGGGTGCCGTGTCAGGCGCTTGTCGAAGAACGTATGGCGTGCGGCCTTGGTCTGTGTTTCGGCTGTGTAATAGAGACGGATGATGAAGCGGAACCATTTAGAAGAGTATGCAAGGAAGGACCTGTATTCGACCTATGGCAGATACGACTGTAAAGCTTTATAGTAACACACTCCGAAATCCGGTGATGAACGGTTCTGGCACCCTCGGGTACGGAAAAGAGATTGAGCCGCTCTGGCCCATAGAGACCCTAGGCGCCTACGTGACCAAAGGACTCTCATTGAGACCGCATCACGGGAACCAAGTACCTAGAGTATGGGAAGAACGCTACGGGATGATCAATAGCATCGGCCTCCAAAATGTGGGTGTTACGCGCTTCTTTGACGAATACTTTCCTCTTTTCAGGAAAAAGAATACCCCTGTCATCGTCAATTTTTTCGGATTCACAGAAGATGAGTATGTTGCCTGCGCGGAGAACATAAAACCGGATCCGCTCATAGTGGGGCTTGAAATAAACCTTTCATGCCCTAACGTGAAAAAAGGAGGCATAAGCTTTGGAAAGGATCCAGACATGGTTGGCGGGATTATCCGGCAGGTGAAGGCCGTTACCCCGATTCCCCTCATAGCAAAGCTGACACCTGAAGTGAAAAATATTATGGATATCGCATGTGCCGCCCATGAAGCCGGTGCTGACGGTCTTACCCTCATCAATACCATTCCCGCAGCAGCAGTAGATGCGGTTGGGAAAAAAGTACCCATAAAGGGAGGGCTTTCAGGCCCTGCCCTTAGGTCTGTGGCCCTGAGGGCTGTGTACGAAATCTCGAAGGCTGTACCTGTGCCGGTCATAGGCTCAGGGGGGATCATGGACTACATGGACGCCGTCTATTTTTTTATGGCCGGCGCCAAAGCGGTCGAGATCGGAACCGTTACCTTCGTTGACCCCTTCGCCATACCGAAGATCATTGACGGAATAAAAGATTACATGGAAAGAGAACGTTATGCGGACATGGACAGCATTATCGGGTGCGCACATTGTGAAGACTTGAATGGCCGGTAACAAAACCGTTGAACTGCTCTCCAGGGAGTTAGGTCTGAGCAACCTGTGTGCACGAATTCTCTTTTCCCGGGGATTTTCAGACCCAAGAAAAGCGAAACTCTTTCTTCATCCCAAAATTGAAGATCTTTCGGACCCTTTTCTTCTCCCTGACATGGAGAAGGCGGTTTTAAGAGTCATTGAAGCCATCCGTACCAATGAGAAGGTGTGCATTTACGGCGATTATGACGCGGACGGTGTAACGTCAGCGGCCCTTATGATCAACTTCCTTAAACCTCTTGGGATTACACCCGTAGTGTATCTGCCTGAAAGGCGGGAAGGATACGGTCTAAACGGGGCGGCAATCAGGAAGCTCAAAAAAGAAGGAATAACACTCCTTATCTGCCTCGACTGTGGGGCTACTAATGTGGGAGAAATTAAGGAGGCGAATGCCCTCGGTATAGAGACCGTAGTAATTGATCACCATGAGACGGGCGATGAGCTGCCCCCCGCTTACGCCATTATAAATCCCAAGAGGAAAGATGCGCAGTTCCCCACGAGGGAACTGGCGGCGTGCGGCGTGGTCTTTTTTTTTCTCCTTGCCTTCCGGAGAGTCCTTTTCAGAAACGGACAATTACCCAGAACGATAAATCTGAAGCAAGAGCTTGATCTCGTGGCATTAGGCACGGTTGCCGATATGGTTCCCCTCACTGGGGACAACAGGATTATCGTCAAATTTGGCATGGAAATGATGAAAAAGAAACCACGGACATGGCTTAGGTCATTTTACGCCAGTCGCATACTGGCACGCGGCGCAGTAGATGAATACAGTCTCGGGTTTATCATTATTCCAAGGATTAATGCGTCGGGAAGGGTATCAAGTCCCGATCATGCGCTCAGATTCCTTGTTTCTGAAGACGAATCTGCGTCTAGGGCAATGTTGTCCGAACTTCATGATGTGAACAGGCGTAGGCAGAAGATCGAACAGGAGATAGTGAGAGAAGCGGTAGAGGCCATAGAGATGGAGAATCTAGCGGACAGGAACTCAATCGTCCTCTTCAGGGAAGGCTGGCATATCGGTGTGATCGGTATTGTTGCACAGAAATTGACGGAAATGTACCAAAAACCATCCATTGTGATCACCGAGGTGGACGGGCTTTGGAAAGGCTCGGGAAGAGGGGGGGACGGCATTGACCTTCATAATATAATCGAGTCTGTCTCCCACCTTGTGGAGAAGTTCGGGGGGCACAAGTACGCATGCGGGATTTCACTGCTTGAGGAGAACCTCATACCTTTCAGAGATGCCTTTGATGAACGAGTTGAGGGAACTCTGCAAACAAGAGAAAAGATTATCAGGGCAGATACCAGTGCGGCTTTCGAAGAACTGACAGGCGATCTCGTGGATTTTATCGAGATGGCTGCGCCTTTCGGCATGGGTAATCCGAGGCCCAACCTGCTTCTCAAGCCCTATGCAGTGCGGATGAACAACAGGTTTGCGAAAATCATCGATGAAGCTAACCACATGTGGCATGGTACCTTTCGGGGCCGAATCTCCATGCCGGACGACGAAAGGGCAAACATTATAGCTTCCCCTGTTATAAAAGAGGATATGGGCGAGAGGTTCATCCATCTAGCCATAAAGGAATTTGTGACCCCGGAAGGAGTGAATCTACCCTCGTAACCCTCCTTTTGTTTTTCCAGCCGCTCCTTTTCCCTCTCTCCTGTCCCATATTCTTCCCAGCATCGGACTGGAAAAGCTTGAAGGTATCGTCGTCACATAGAACCCGTGACCCATCCCGAAATAGTAAAACACAATGGAGGTATCTTTGATGACAGTTCCCAAAAAGAATTTCCCCTCTGATGATGAAGGAAAAAATCAGATATACGGTGTGATCAAGTCTGCCGGAAATACATCTTGCACTGCAGATATGACGACAAGCTTAAATACAGGGTACGGAAAAAATTATGATCAATCAACTATTTGATCTCTGAAATAACGATAAGTACGATCTCTGGGCTACCAAGCGCTCCGTTTCCCGGCGGTCAGCCCATGCTGTCGTTTCAAGTTGTTCAACCTGTTGACTTACTCCACGGGAGTTTAGTATAAAGGCAGGAAGGCGGCTGGATACGGTTCTGAAAATCTGCTTTAGGGGCGGGCGATATGCACATATACTTCAATGTTTTCTGTCACACCCAATGGGGACAGCACGTCTGTGTCCTCGGTTCGCTGCCGGAGTTGGGAAGCCAAGACCCTTCGGCGGCAAAGAAAATGTCTTATTCTTCCGTACACATGTGGGTTGCGGAAATTGTCCTTCCCTCTGAACGAGAAGCTGTTTTCGAGTATAAATACTTTATTACCAATAATGCGGGAAGTATCCTCTTTCAAGAGACGTGCATGCGAGTTTTTGCGCTCAACCGGGAAGGCCTCCCTGTCTTGAAACCACAGGACCGACTTGAAATCATTGATGAATGGAATTCTCCGTCCGATCCGGATTCCCTCTTATTGACCGCGCCACTTGTCGGAACGATTTTCAGACGCATAAGTAAGGAAAAACCGACAAGCCAGCCAGCCGAGACCGGTGGCGAGTCAGATTCTACTGTGGTCCGGCTGAGTCTTATCAATCCTCGTGTGATGGATGGGGATACGGTCTCGGTGGTGGGGGCCATCAAGGATATTGGAGAATGGGACATTGAAAAGGCCGCTCCCATGGACCCATCCGGTTTTCCATGCTGGACCCTTGATCTGGCGGTAGAAACAAAACGCCTGCCTTTTCTTTACAAATATGTCGTGAAAGATAAGACAGGCAAAGTCGTTGCTTACGAGGAAGGCCCTGACCGCAGTTTCCAGTTTTCAGACAACCGTTTCCAGGAAACCGAGCGACAGACCCGTTTTGTCGCTGTGACGGACAATAAATTTCGGTACAAAAAGAAATGGAGAGGCGCCGGAATAGCCGTACCTCTCTTTTCTATTCGCAGCGACAGAGGCTTAGGTGTAGGAGAGTTTACTGACCTCAAAGGTCTTATCGACTGGGCCTGTGAATCCGGCTTCCGGCTCATCCAGTTATTGCCCATCAATGACACCATGGCTACCATGACCTGGACGGATTCATTTCCTTACAGCTGTATTTCTGTGTTTGCCCTTCACCCGCTATACTTGAATCTCGACGATATCGGCGGTCTGCCGGAGGGGATGGATAAGGAAATTGAGATCCACCGGGTTAGGCTGAACGGCTCTGATGTCCTTGAGTACGAGAAAGTCATGGCTGTCAAGCTTCCTCTCCTCCGGAGAATCTTTGAAGCCGAAAAAGATGGATTCCTTTCATCCCCGGAATTCAGATCTTTCCTGGAGCAGCACAGTTACTGGTTGTGCGTTTACGCCGCTTTCTCCGCTCTCAGGGATCATTTCCACACCAGCGACTTTCTTAAGTGGGGGGAATACAGCGCGGCGAGCGAGAAAGATATAGAGATCCTGACCGCACCGGAATCGGAACACTTTGACGGGGTAGCATTCTACTATTTTCTCCAGTATCATCTCCATCTCCAATTTTCCGAAGCCTCCCGATATGCGCGGGAGCATGGGGTGGTCCTGAAGGGAGATATCCCTATAGGGATTCAGAAGCGGAGTGATTCTTGTTGGATCAATCCGCTTCTGTTCAATATGGACCGGTCAGCAGGCGCACCCCCTGACCCGTTCTCCGACGCAGGGCAGAACTGGGGCTTCCCCACTTATAACTGGGAGGAAATGGCTCTGGATAATTATTCATGGTGGCGTCACCGCATGAGTCATATGTCGCTCTATTTCCAGATGATACGCCTTGATCATGTGCTCGGGTTCTTCAGGATCTGGGAGATTCCGGACGGGTTTTTATCTGGCCTCATGGGGCGGTTTAACCCAGCCCTCGCTATTACCGGTGACGAGCTTATGCAGCTGGGCATCTGGGATGTTGACCGTCTTACCGAACCATATATAACGAGCTGGCTCGTGAAGGCTGTCTTCGGTCGGGAATGGACCAGAATTATGACCGATTGTCTCGAAGAGCAGGAACAGGGACTGTTCAGATTGAAATCTGAATTCCGCACCCAGAGTCTTGTGGCACACTCCCTCGCCGCTTATGACCACGGTGCGATGGCTGAGGGGATACGCAGAGACAGGTTGGAAGATGACTTTTTTACCCTGATATCTAACATGATTTTTTTCAAGGACCCCATACAAAACGGCTTCCATCCCCGTATCAACATGAGTGATACGGCATCCTTCGCCTGTCTCGAAGGATGGATGAGAGAAAAGCTGTTCTCCCTCTATAATGACTATTTCTATCATCGCCAGGAAGATCTTTGGCGGGAGCATGCTATGGTTAAACTGCCGGCCCTGAAAAAAGCTTCCAACATGTTGATCTGCGGTGAAGACCTGGGAATGATCCCTGACTGCGTGCCTGTAGCCATGGAAGAGCTTTGTCTCCTGGGTCTCCGCATACAACGTATGCCCAGGGAACCGGACCGAGAGTTCGGATATCCCTGGGAATATCCGTATCTCACGGTCTCAACCACTTCCAGCCACGACATGTCGACGATGCGGGCATGGTGGGAAGAGGACCGGGCCCGCACGGAGCGGTATTTCAAGAATGTGCTTGGTCATGAAGGGGAAGCCCCTCTCACGTGTGAACCAGCTATAGGTGAGGAGATCATCAGGCAGCACTTAGAGTCGCCCTCCATGTGGGCGATCTTTCCCATTCAGGACATTCTTGCAATAAGTGAAAACCTTAGAAGGCCCGGGAATCCACGGGACGAGCAGATCAACGACCCCGCTGTAATGTTCCATTTATGGAGATTCAGGCTCCATTTGTCTGTCCAACAATTGCTTGATGGGAAGGACTTTTCATCTAAGTTGCGAAAATTGATGGAAGAGTCCGGCCGCAATACCCCCTATTAAAAGACTGTCGTCCCGACATTATACCGTCATTATAAAGGCCTTCTTCCCTGACAGATATCAGGAAGATGATCCTGGACAACCTCTCCTGCTCTTTTTTATGTTTTACCAATTCTTAAGCGTGTAAAGAGCATTGAGTCTCGCCAAGGATGGGTATTCGTAGTATGAGAAACCTCCATAAAGGGGACATACCCATAATGTCATGGAGTTTGTACTCTTAGAGATAAGACCCCATCCCTTAAGAGAGGCATACGACATGCCGTAATAGGCAAAACGGGAGGGAAAGGCCCGCCGATGTGTGGGAGATACCTATATAGGCGGCTAGGGGAGAGGAGGGGGAGGGAGCAGGGCGGGATACTGCATTGATTTAAGAGGCTTTTTGGTGTAGAGTAACGGAAGAATGGCTATATTTTTTTGGTGATAAACTTGCGGATTGGAATTGCTATTCAAACTTTTGACCCTAAGAAGGGTGGAGCTGAGCGGTACTCTTATGACCTTTCGTTGAAACTTGTCAAGTTGGGTCATTCGGTGGTGGTTTTTTGCCGCCGTGGAGTTTCCCTGCCGGGCGTTACCCTGGCCCAGGTAAATACAGCCTCCTATCCGCGATGGCTTCGATCTCTCTCTTTTGCCCTGAATCAGCGGAAGATCTCAAAGGCACAGAAGCTCGACGTAATGCTGGGGTTTGGAAATGTCTTTGAGGCCGATGTGTACCAGAGTCACGGCGGCGTGCAACACATATGGATGAGGCGGGAGATCGAGAGCTACCGGGACCCGGTGGAACGAAGGTTTAAGGCCATGCTCCTCAAGAGCAGCCTCAATCAGAAGATCCAGCAGTGGATTGCGGAATACCCTATCAGGAACCGGAAATATAAACGGATTGTGGCCATATCAGGCATGATCAGGGATCATATGGGAAAACATTTTGGCCTTAAGCCGGATGACTTCCAGGTGGTTTATAACGGCGTTGATACGATGCGGTTTAGGCCTTTAGATGATGCGGGCGGTCTGGCCAACGGAGCCACCAGGAGGATTTTATTTTCTGCCGGAAATTTCAGGCTGAAGGGACTTTTCCCCCTTCTTCAGGCATTGGGAGAACTTGCAAAGGAACGCCGTGACTTTCACCTCACCGTCCTCGGGCGTGGCCGCAAAGAGCGCTATTTGAGCCTCATCGGAGAACTTGACGTGGGAGATCTCGTCACGTTCCTGGGAGAGACGGCCCATCCGGAGCGAATCTACGCCCAATCCCATATCCTGGCCCATCCTACCTATTACGATGCATGTTCCCTCACGACCATGGAGGCCATGGCTGCCGGACTCCCCACCATTACCACCCGATGGAACGGCGCCTCCGCCCTTGTCTCTCTCAAAGAGGGTTACGTCCTCAATGAACCGGCTGATGTGGCGGGCCTTACCTCGGCCCTCCGAGACCTTTGCGACGACGATCGGCGGCGGGAAATGGGCCGGAATGCGAGGGCCAAATTAGAGACTTACACGATTGAAAGGAATGCAAAAGAGATGGAAAAAATACTCGTAGAGGCGGGAAATGGCTGAGATATCGGACGAGTGGTCGAAGCTCTTCTCGTACAGGTATAGAATTCATAAGAAATACAAGGAGATATGGGAGGTACCCTTGGTTAAGAAGCGTTCCATCCTCCTCAAGCGTTACCTCAAAGATGGCATGGCGGTCCTTGATGCGGGGGCGGGCATGAAAGGTATAAAAGACGAAATCGCGGACCTCGGTATCCATGTGACTTACAAGAGTATGGACATTGACAGGAGTAATGAGCACGACTTCTACGATGTGGCTGACATACACGAGAAATTTGACGCCATCATTATGTTTGAGGTGATTGAACATTTAGACCTCGAAAACGGGCTTCAATTTCTCAAAGGATTGAGCGAGAAGGTGAAGGATAAAGGGATTATCATCGTCTCCACGCCCAATATCTTCAACCCCTCCCGGTACATGCGGGATTCGACGCACAAGATCTTTTACGGGTACGACGAACTCTGCGGTCTCCTCAATCTTGCGGGGTTCGGCATAAAAGATGTCTGCCGCTCATTCAACGATGCAATCCACCGATACATTCTCAAAGTCCACATTCTGGGATGGCTCTTTCGCGTCCTTTCCATAGACTACGCCCTCTCCGTTTTTGTGGTTGGAGAAAAAGAGTGACGCAGCGCGCGAAGATTCTCTTTTTTATCCAAGGGTCCAATGTGGCTGCCAGCAGACTCCGGGTACTTCAGTACCTTCCGTACCTCGCGGAGGAGGGTATTTCTGCGGAGGTATTGCAATTCCCGCGCGGGCCTAAAGAGTGGATATCCATGATGCCGTCCCTCAAGAGTTCCGACATGGTTTTTGTCCAGAGGAAACGCCTCCCCCTCTACGCACTCCTT
Encoded here:
- a CDS encoding dihydroorotate dehydrogenase electron transfer subunit, which gives rise to MDDIEGRISSNKLIIPNYYLLTIKLSKPMERAVPGQFVMLRIPGGEVFLRRPFGIYHCEGRDLTIMYKVVGKGTERLSSSQGNEIVFVLGPLGKGFHVEKRDRYVVVAGGIGIAGVHSLIKRLNEKATLFFGCSSKEEMTLIEDLEHLNPYISTMNGSYGYKGDVVALLGAHLQTMKGNIEIFTCGPGLMLKGLKALIENDRVPCQALVEERMACGLGLCFGCVIETDDEAEPFRRVCKEGPVFDLWQIRL
- a CDS encoding PfkB family carbohydrate kinase produces the protein MKNILTIAGYDPSSGAGITKDLDVFFSLRVHGLSVPTATVAQGPRGVEAVYPTPANQFAFMLGMAGLGMRIDGIKIGVVWDEIHLREIASFIKDKKNIPVVIDPVLRAKNETPLITTEGLRYLIDTIFPVASVVTPNIPEASVITGRIIENTDDMKEVAETICRMGPRAVVVKGGHMAGEPVDVLYDGRNFSLFQKRRRNKHVHGTGCTFSAALTAFLSHGYPLRESFLACQEYMATMLNESYHIDEKGYFYSSAGLTHSKEADRYRVISTLRKAGAHLTERNIVEFIPEVQLNVCYGIANASGIEDIAAFPGRIGSHEGRVLVKSEPRFGASSHVARMVLTFMKHYPWVRSCANVRFSEETIKKARTEGMDVILADGKVEPKPSEEWIGENFDPLVEKALQGTNHPPDIIYDMGDIGKEAIIRLFAEDPLKLIKKMEIIRT
- the rimI gene encoding ribosomal protein S18-alanine N-acetyltransferase produces the protein MNTSCAILAGGRSRRMGEDKALLKLGGRPLINHVYEKARRVFDDIIIISNHHHGFAGIDVSALPDVLPVKGSIVGVVSALMYASTPYVFVLACDMPNLSEKALVYMAEEARGEDVIVPRTAHGYEALHAIYSRSCISHFLSAIERDWLKITSVYPYLAVRELTDETVFLQEGRYVFSNINTREDLLAASEFYDGERLAVRKMTQKDLSDILAIEKESFQSPWTERLFEEALLSPIAFNFVITVGNDIVGYLCLYAVEDEAHILNIAVSPLHRQKEYASMLMGIAIEELTGKGIIQYYLEVRESNSKALRLYGKFGFTAIGKRKKYYTDTNEDALVMYRTQGNG
- a CDS encoding 4-alpha-glucanotransferase yields the protein MHIYFNVFCHTQWGQHVCVLGSLPELGSQDPSAAKKMSYSSVHMWVAEIVLPSEREAVFEYKYFITNNAGSILFQETCMRVFALNREGLPVLKPQDRLEIIDEWNSPSDPDSLLLTAPLVGTIFRRISKEKPTSQPAETGGESDSTVVRLSLINPRVMDGDTVSVVGAIKDIGEWDIEKAAPMDPSGFPCWTLDLAVETKRLPFLYKYVVKDKTGKVVAYEEGPDRSFQFSDNRFQETERQTRFVAVTDNKFRYKKKWRGAGIAVPLFSIRSDRGLGVGEFTDLKGLIDWACESGFRLIQLLPINDTMATMTWTDSFPYSCISVFALHPLYLNLDDIGGLPEGMDKEIEIHRVRLNGSDVLEYEKVMAVKLPLLRRIFEAEKDGFLSSPEFRSFLEQHSYWLCVYAAFSALRDHFHTSDFLKWGEYSAASEKDIEILTAPESEHFDGVAFYYFLQYHLHLQFSEASRYAREHGVVLKGDIPIGIQKRSDSCWINPLLFNMDRSAGAPPDPFSDAGQNWGFPTYNWEEMALDNYSWWRHRMSHMSLYFQMIRLDHVLGFFRIWEIPDGFLSGLMGRFNPALAITGDELMQLGIWDVDRLTEPYITSWLVKAVFGREWTRIMTDCLEEQEQGLFRLKSEFRTQSLVAHSLAAYDHGAMAEGIRRDRLEDDFFTLISNMIFFKDPIQNGFHPRINMSDTASFACLEGWMREKLFSLYNDYFYHRQEDLWREHAMVKLPALKKASNMLICGEDLGMIPDCVPVAMEELCLLGLRIQRMPREPDREFGYPWEYPYLTVSTTSSHDMSTMRAWWEEDRARTERYFKNVLGHEGEAPLTCEPAIGEEIIRQHLESPSMWAIFPIQDILAISENLRRPGNPRDEQINDPAVMFHLWRFRLHLSVQQLLDGKDFSSKLRKLMEESGRNTPY
- a CDS encoding glycosyltransferase family 4 protein, with amino-acid sequence MRIGIAIQTFDPKKGGAERYSYDLSLKLVKLGHSVVVFCRRGVSLPGVTLAQVNTASYPRWLRSLSFALNQRKISKAQKLDVMLGFGNVFEADVYQSHGGVQHIWMRREIESYRDPVERRFKAMLLKSSLNQKIQQWIAEYPIRNRKYKRIVAISGMIRDHMGKHFGLKPDDFQVVYNGVDTMRFRPLDDAGGLANGATRRILFSAGNFRLKGLFPLLQALGELAKERRDFHLTVLGRGRKERYLSLIGELDVGDLVTFLGETAHPERIYAQSHILAHPTYYDACSLTTMEAMAAGLPTITTRWNGASALVSLKEGYVLNEPADVAGLTSALRDLCDDDRRREMGRNARAKLETYTIERNAKEMEKILVEAGNG
- a CDS encoding class I SAM-dependent methyltransferase; its protein translation is MAEISDEWSKLFSYRYRIHKKYKEIWEVPLVKKRSILLKRYLKDGMAVLDAGAGMKGIKDEIADLGIHVTYKSMDIDRSNEHDFYDVADIHEKFDAIIMFEVIEHLDLENGLQFLKGLSEKVKDKGIIIVSTPNIFNPSRYMRDSTHKIFYGYDELCGLLNLAGFGIKDVCRSFNDAIHRYILKVHILGWLFRVLSIDYALSVFVVGEKE
- the recJ gene encoding single-stranded-DNA-specific exonuclease RecJ; this translates as MAGNKTVELLSRELGLSNLCARILFSRGFSDPRKAKLFLHPKIEDLSDPFLLPDMEKAVLRVIEAIRTNEKVCIYGDYDADGVTSAALMINFLKPLGITPVVYLPERREGYGLNGAAIRKLKKEGITLLICLDCGATNVGEIKEANALGIETVVIDHHETGDELPPAYAIINPKRKDAQFPTRELAACGVVFFFLLAFRRVLFRNGQLPRTINLKQELDLVALGTVADMVPLTGDNRIIVKFGMEMMKKKPRTWLRSFYASRILARGAVDEYSLGFIIIPRINASGRVSSPDHALRFLVSEDESASRAMLSELHDVNRRRQKIEQEIVREAVEAIEMENLADRNSIVLFREGWHIGVIGIVAQKLTEMYQKPSIVITEVDGLWKGSGRGGDGIDLHNIIESVSHLVEKFGGHKYACGISLLEENLIPFRDAFDERVEGTLQTREKIIRADTSAAFEELTGDLVDFIEMAAPFGMGNPRPNLLLKPYAVRMNNRFAKIIDEANHMWHGTFRGRISMPDDERANIIASPVIKEDMGERFIHLAIKEFVTPEGVNLPS
- a CDS encoding dihydroorotate dehydrogenase, whose protein sequence is MADTTVKLYSNTLRNPVMNGSGTLGYGKEIEPLWPIETLGAYVTKGLSLRPHHGNQVPRVWEERYGMINSIGLQNVGVTRFFDEYFPLFRKKNTPVIVNFFGFTEDEYVACAENIKPDPLIVGLEINLSCPNVKKGGISFGKDPDMVGGIIRQVKAVTPIPLIAKLTPEVKNIMDIACAAHEAGADGLTLINTIPAAAVDAVGKKVPIKGGLSGPALRSVALRAVYEISKAVPVPVIGSGGIMDYMDAVYFFMAGAKAVEIGTVTFVDPFAIPKIIDGIKDYMERERYADMDSIIGCAHCEDLNGR